In the Hordeum vulgare subsp. vulgare chromosome 7H, MorexV3_pseudomolecules_assembly, whole genome shotgun sequence genome, one interval contains:
- the LOC123408729 gene encoding crocetin glucosyltransferase 3-like, whose amino-acid sequence MARETDRRRRAEADHVVLFPFMAQGHLAPFRCFAALVRRCRPDARVTFVATAGTADSLRAHLDVDAIAVHALPFRPADASHQLIDLFLASESLRPAFHQFIVGLRRSDPQTDVHVVADMFLACTADVARGYSGVTHSVLLTTGGYGSALYFSLWNSVPLVPNDDDDESFRLLSFPDISVQRSQLTDHLAEADGGDAWSTFIRRQIAAFSRADALLVNTAEDLEPNGLNMLRQWLNNVPIFPVGPLLRTASSSSPEKTMTSSPILAWLDKQPPGSVLYVSFGRLDAASAVGTSTAARAGTEQREPCSHR is encoded by the exons ATGGCACGTGAAACCGATCGCCGCCGACGCGCCGAAGCCGATCACGTCGTGCTGTTCCCCTTCATGGCGCAAGGCCACCTCGCCCCGTTTCGCTGCTTCGCCGCCCTCGTGCGCCGCTGCCGCCCCGACGCCCGGGTCACCTTCGTCGCCACCGCCGGCACGGCCGACTCCCTCCGCGCCCACCTCGACGTCGACGCCATCGCCGTGCACGCCCTCCCTTTCCGCCCCGCCGACGCCTCCCATCAGCTCATTGACCTCTTCCTCGCCTCGGAGTCGCTCCGCCCAGCGTTCCACCAGTTCATCGTCGGTCTCAGACGCTCCGACCCCCAGACCGACGTGCACGTCGTGGCAGACATGTTCCTGGCATGTACGGCGGACGTAGCCCGCGGCTACTCCGGCGTCACGCACTCCGTCCTGCTCACCACCGGTGGCTACGGCTCCGCGCTCTACTTCTCGCTCTGGAACAGCGTCCCGCTTGTccccaacgacgacgatgacgagtccTTCCGGTTGCTGAGCTTCCCGGACATCAGCGTCCAACGTTCGCAGCTCACCGATCACCTCGCGGAGGCCGACGGAGGCGACGCGTGGTCCACCTTCATCCGCAGGCAGATCGCCGCCTTCTCCCGCGCCGACGCGCTGCTCGTCAACACCGCCGAGGACCTGGAGCCCAATGGATTGAACATGCTCCGGCAATGGCTCAACAATGTCCCTATATTCCCGGTCGGGCCGCTGCTTAGGACGGCAAGCTCGTCGTCCCCGGAGAAGACGATGACAAGTAGCCCCATCTTGGCCTGGCTCGACAAGCAACCGCCAGGCTCGGTGCTGTACGTGTCGTTCGGACGGCTGGATGCCGCCAGTGCGGTGGGGACGTCCACGGCGGCGCGGGCTGGGACCGAGCAGCGGGAACCGTG TTCACACCGCTGA
- the LOC123407195 gene encoding uncharacterized membrane protein At1g16860-like, whose product MGSRFPSHQLSNGLYVSGRPEQPKEKAPVVCSAAMPYTGGDIKKSGELGKMFDLHAEKSRKSGPLGNQPSRNTSFGGAASNSGPVSSAASRSNYSGSISAAVPGTGGSARAKSNSGPLNKYGEPTKRSSGPQSGGVTPMARQNSGHLPPILPTTGLITSGPISSGQLNSSGALRKVSGTLDSTVSMKMRATSSAYNPAVTNLNEQNSYSLKASLPKPILWAAILLFAMGFIAGGFILAAVHNPILLVVVVVIFGFVAALLVWNICWGTRGMTRFVCRYPDADLRTAKDGEYVKVTGVVTCGNFPLESSFQRVPRCVYTSSCLYEYRGWDSKAANTQHRRFTWGLRSIERHAVDFYISDFQSGLRALVKIGYGARLIPYVNEAVVIDINPENKDMSPEFLRWLRERNLSSDDRIMRLKEGYIKEGNTVSVIGVVQRNDNVLMIVPPPEPFNTGCQWGKCLLPTSLDGLVLRCEDTSNGDVIPV is encoded by the exons ATGGGTTCTCGGTTTCCATCCCACCAATTAAGCAATGGGCTTTATGTCTCTGGGCGACCTGAGCAACCAAAGGAAAAGGCTCCGGTTGTTTGCTCTGCAGCTATGCCATACACTGGGGGTGACATCAAGAAATCAGGAGAACTAGGGAAGATGTTTGATCTCCATGCTGAGAAGTCACGGAAATCTGGCCCTTTGGGTAATCAACCTTCAAGGAATACTTCATTTGGTGGTGCTGCTTCCAATTCTGGACCAGTATCCAGTGCTGCTTCTCGATCCAACTACTCTGGTTCTATTTCAGCAGCGGTTCCTGGCACTGGAGGTTCGGCAAGGGCAAAATCTAATTCTGGACCGCTCAATAAGTATGGAGAACCTACAAAGAGATCCTCTGGCCCCCAGTCAGGGGGAGTGACCCCAATGGCTCGCCAGAATTCTGGCCATCTACCGCCGATTCTTCCGACAACTGGGCTAATCACATCAGGACCTATTTCCTCTGGACAATTGAATTCATCTGGTGCTCTACGAAAAGTATCAGGCACTCTTGATTCTACTGTATCGATGAAGATGCGTGCCACCTCTTCTGCTTACAACCCAGCTGTTACAAATCTTAACGAGCAAAATAGCTACTCACTTAAGGCCAGTTTGCCAAAGCCGATACTATGGGCGGCTATTCTGCTCTTTGCAATGGGGTTCATAGCAGGTGGCTTCATTCTAGCTGCTGTTCATAATCCGATTTTGCTGGTAGTTGTTGTGGTGATATTTGGATTTGTTGCTGCACTCTTGGTTTGGAACATTTGCTGGGGAACAAGAGGCATGACTAGGTTTGTCTGTCGCTATCCTGATGCTGATCTTAGAACAGCAAAAGATGGAGAGTATGTGAAGGTCACAGGG GTTGTTACTTGTGGAAATTTCCCCCTTGAGTCCTCATTTCAAAGGGTTCCAAGATGTGTATACACTTCGTCCTGCTTGTATGAATATAGGGGTTGGGACTCAAAAGCTGCCAACACTCAGCATCGCCGATTTACTTGGGGATTACGTTCAATTGAA CGGCATGCGGTTGATTTCTACATCTCTGATTTCCAATCTGGGCTGCGAGCATTGGTCAAAATAGGATATGGTGCACGGCTAATCCCATATGTCAATGAAGCTGTTGTTATTGACATAAATCCTGAAAACAAGGACATGTCCCCTGAATTTTTGAGATGGCTACGGGAAAGAAACCTCTCAAGTGATGATCGTATAATGCGCCTAAAAGAAgg ATACATTAAGGAGGGAAACACTGTTAGTGTCATTGGTGTTGTTCAAAGGAACGACAATGTGTTGATGATTGTTCCACCACCTGAACCCTTCAACACTGGCTGTCAGTGGGGCAAGTGCCTCCTCCCAACTAGCCTTGATGGGCTAGTCTTAAGATGTGAAGACACGTCGAACGGTGATGTAATTCCAGTATAG